A window of the Eremothecium cymbalariae DBVPG#7215 chromosome 5, complete sequence genome harbors these coding sequences:
- the UGA2 gene encoding succinate-semialdehyde dehydrogenase (NAD(P)(+)) (similar to Ashbya gossypii AER007W): MFYFSLSRVSLVRTPGSLLVRCQQQFKRKFAMQSLNLKPEFKDESLLRKGSYVNGKWITEGEDYFEVTDPANGALISKLPNHDVGVVQEAIKAANSTFKTYKNMPPKDRAQCLRRMYSLMMENIDDLSALITWENGKPLNDAINEVRYAASFFDWFADEALRMYGTTIQPANPTSRAFTIRQPVGVCGIVCPWNFPAAMISRKASAALAAGCTVVLKPDPQTPLSALALAHLIEKAGFPAGAFNIVVTQKHTAEVGLALCESPLVKKISFTGSTAVGKILMKQSASTMKKLSFELGGNAPLIVFDDADVDYAIEQVIACKFISLGQTCVCANRLYVQRAVVEEFSEKLAKRVRGFKIGHGLHKDTTHTCLINTNAVAKVERHAQDAISKGAEIVVAGGRLPEIGENFYAPTILKNVRPDSQVAHEETFGPLCAIIPFDTMEEVVGYANDTPFGLAAYVFSNNINTLYTAMESLDAGMISCNTGIFRDAAVPFGGVKESGFGREGSLHGIDDYTVLKTVILGGLPERL; encoded by the coding sequence atgTTTTATTTCAGTTTGTCAAGAGTCAGCCTAGTCAGAACTCCAGGTAGTCTGTTAGTTCGTTGTCAGCAACAATTCAAACGAAAGTTCGCCATGCAATCTTTAAATCTTAAGCCAGAGTTTAAGGATGAATCACTCCTTCGCAAGGGAAGTTATGTAAATGGGAAGTGGATAACTGAAGGTGAAGATTACTTTGAAGTTACTGACCCGGCCAACGGTGCGCTTATCTCAAAACTTCCAAACCATGATGTTGGCGTTGTGCAGGAAGCGATTAAAGCCGCTAACTCCACTTTCAAGACTTATAAGAATATGCCGCCAAAGGATAGAGCACAGTGTTTGAGGAGAATGTATAGTTTGATGATGGAGAACATCGATGATCTAAGTGCGCTTATTACTTGGGAGAACGGCAAGCCTTTGAACGATGCGATCAACGAGGTGCGTTATGCGGCATCATTCTTCGATTGGTTTGCAGATGAGGCCTTGAGGATGTATGGCACTACAATTCAGCCTGCAAACCCCACCAGCCGCGCCTTTACGATAAGACAACCGGTGGGTGTTTGTGGGATTGTATGTCCTTGGAATTTCCCTGCCGCGATGATATCAAGAAAAGCAAGTGCGGCGTTAGCAGCTGGTTGTACGGTTGTTTTGAAGCCAGACCCTCAAACTCCGTTATCTGCGTTGGCTCTGGCGCACTTAATTGAGAAGGCTGGGTTCCCAGCAGGTGCATTCAATATTGTTGTTACTCAGAAGCATACTGCTGAAGTGGGGCTGGCCCTATGTGAGTCCCCATTGGTTAAGAAGATTTCGTTTACTGGCTCCACTGCTGTTGGTAAAATCTTGATGAAGCAGTCAGCTTCCACTATGAAAAAGTTATCGTTTGAACTTGGAGGTAATGCACctttaattgtttttgatgaCGCCGATGTGGACTATGCAATTGAACAAGTTATCGCGTGTAAGTTTATAAGTTTGGGCCAGACTTGTGTTTGTGCAAACCGGTTGTATGTGCAGCGTGCCGTTGTTGAAGAGTTTTCGGAGAAGTTAGCGAAGAGGGTACGTGGGTTCAAGATTGGTCATGGACTTCACAAAGACACCACCCATACTTGTTTGATTAACACCAACGCTGTGGCCAAGGTGGAGAGGCATGCTCAAGATGCTATCTCTAAGGGTGCGgaaattgttgttgctggtgGTCGTCTCCCAGAAATCGGTGAGAACTTCTATGCTCCAACGATCTTGAAAAACGTCAGACCGGATTCGCAGGTAGCACATGAAGAAACATTCGGACCATTGTGTGCCATCATACCTTTTGACACTATGGAGGAAGTAGTTGGTTATGCCAATGACACTCCGTTTGGTCTCGCGGCATATGTGTTCTccaataatatcaatacCCTATACACTGCCATGGAATCGCTTGACGCAGGAATGATCTCCTGTAATACAGGGATCTTCAGAGATGCTGCTGTTCCTTTTGGCGGTGTAAAGGAGTCTGGCTTTGGCAGAGAGGGATCTTTGCACGGCATTGATGATTACACTGTCTTAAAGACAGTTATCCTTGGTGGACTACCAGAGAGGTTGTGA
- the RAD57 gene encoding putative DNA-dependent ATPase RAD57 (similar to Ashbya gossypii AER008W) produces the protein MDLYDQLPTSSLIDDEQYQFLLQHSERYGVSVLDYLTLSPQQLATSVNRSITEVCRFQEALRNEFYKEVIELNPIRSFSSLEGPKCFTTGDLDIDAVLNGGIYTHGITEIFGESSSGKSQLLMQLALSVQLPSKFNGFSGQCVFITTEGDLPTQRLEGIIQLRKEFVENGVSQNNIYTVTCNEWAAQNHILSVQLPILLERNPKIKLVIVDSVSHHLRVELESSSFKASLDNRSQIDKMAQNLLYLSQKHGVAVVVANQVGDKLLPARPTRQTVMDYDYQLGFMIGWKDSTTFYRHLFHNGDVREDVLTDDEDYYQVVSVHEKMVQAQQRQQNFVLSQSSTTSLPSLQPETSVNPANSVRVNSPPTALSQISTTNGKLQTYNGFSTQLQCNKKKRIDTTIPNLGLTWANHISTRIKLSKGYKASPLITSGELDLDKLSDITAFWQAKRILKVVFSTYVRNGQIQYSICDQGIVSVSDNPSKS, from the coding sequence ATGGATTTGTACGATCAGCTTCCGACAAGTTCACTAATTGACGATGAACAATATCAATTTTTGTTGCAGCATTCTGAGCGATATGGCGTTTCTGTTTTAGATTATCTCACATTGTCGCCACAACAATTGGCTACATCAGTCAATAGGTCCATTACCGAGGTATGCAGGTTTCAAGAAGCTCTGCGAAACGAGTTTTATAAGGAAGTGATTGAACTCAACCCAATACGCTCTTTTAGTTCATTAGAAGGGCCTAAATGTTTTACCACGGGGGATTTAGATATTGATGCGGTCCTAAACGGTGGAATATACACTCATGGAATAACTGAAATATTTGGCGAAAGTTCCAGTGGCAAATCTCAATTATTAATGCAGTTGGCCCTCTCAGTACAACTTCCTTCCAAATTCAATGGGTTTTCTGGCCAATGTGTATTTATCACAACAGAGGGAGACTTGCCAACTCAAAGATTGGAGGGAATAATACAATTGCGGAAGGAATTCGTCGAAAATGGAGTATcccaaaataatatatatacggTTACTTGCAACGAATGGGCAGCTCAAAATCATATTTTGAGTGTTCAACTGCCTATTTTACTAGAACGCAATccaaaaatcaaattaGTCATCGTAGATTCGGTTTCTCATCATTTGAGAGTCGAATTAGAATCCAGCTCTTTCAAGGCATCTTTAGATAATAGATCTCAAATCGATAAAATGGCTCAGAATCTATTGTATTTATCTCAGAAGCATGGCGTTGCAGTTGTTGTTGCCAATCAAGTTGGGGACAAGTTATTGCCAGCAAGACCTACAAGACAAACCGTGATGGATTACGATTATCAGCTAGGATTCATGATTGGATGGAAAGATTCAACCACATTCTATAGACATTTGTTCCACAACGGGGATGTAAGAGAAGACGTGTTaacagatgatgaagactACTATCAAGTAGTATCTGTTCATGAGAAGATGGTTCAAGCACAACAGCGGCAAcaaaattttgttttgtctCAATCTTCAACGACAAGTTTACCATCCTTGCAGCCTGAAACAAGTGTAAATCCCGCAAACTCTGTTAGAGTTAACTCGCCACCAACCGCACTCTCTCAAATCAGTACAACTAATGGTAAATTACAGACTTATAATGGATTTTCTACACAATTACAGtgtaacaaaaaaaagcgCATCGATACCACGATCCCTAACCTGGGACTAACATGGGCAAACCATATTTCAACACGAATCAAGCTTTCCAAAGGCTATAAAGCCTCTCCCCTAATAACAAGTGGTGAGCTCGACTTAGATAAGCTCAGCGACATCACTGCTTTCTGGCAGGCTAAACGGATTCTTAAAGTTGTGTTCTCTACGTATGTCCGAAATGGACAGATTCAATACTCGATATGTGACCAAGGCATAGTATCGGTGAGCGATAACCCCAGTAAGTCATAA
- the MAF1 gene encoding RNA polymerase III-inhibiting protein MAF1 (similar to Ashbya gossypii AER009C), whose protein sequence is MKFIDELDLEVVNQTLNFETSESKITGGCDIFTTKAVASDKKLYKTIERHLDSLLQENDSYNAAVKQQIELENNQQGLKQRHQPQQPEQQQQQQQQQQQQQQQQQQQQWPPTERTLDLEQQQCENVTGNSSSCSFWEQKRRMSVSEGPQQPAPVFKSHKLNDQGLKELVSTSENNGYLSSSSVESSQKGRLRRTSSAGSAHGEINVTSFRKKRTNSIESNPTTGSRGSRSPISLRRPSITKESINIGPFGPINETASRRTFAYLIGILNASYPDHDFTLLEPTDFIRSSMKQLVSKFENSVIALGKQPPEWIWETINAHMDLSDCVFYQYNPQKSFLDDEPGHLWSLMWFMFNKKRKRVAFFYLSAFRLKNLNGSSITLDEYDGSTSKMKYNEKRRRMTIEHETNDFEGEYDLTYNSGGDNAIQDDGDDMDSVDSI, encoded by the exons ATGAAG TTTATTGACGAGCTGGATTTGGAGGTTGTAAATCAGACGCTTAATTTTGAAACGTCCGAGTCTAAGATTACAGGTGGATGTGATATATTTACTACGAAGGCTGTAGCTTCTGATAAAAAGCTATACAAGACTATTGAACGACATTTGGATTCTTTACTCCAAGAAAATGACTCCTATAATGCAGCGGTGAAGCAGCAGATTGAGTTGGAAAATAATCAACAAGGATTAAAACAGCGACATCAACCGCAACAGCcagaacaacaacaacaacaacaacaacaacaacaacaacaacaacaacaacaacaacaacaacaatggCCACCAACAGAACGAACACTTGATttggaacaacaacagtGTGAAAATGTTACAGGTAACAGTAGTTCATGTTCTTTTTGGGAGCAAAAACGTAGGATGTCAGTGAGTGAAGGTCCCCAGCAACCTGCACCAGTTTTTAAATCACACAAGTTAAACGATCAAGGATTGAAAGAATTGGTGTCAACATCGGAAAATAATGGGTATCTAAGTTCATCAAGCGTTGAATCCTCTCAAAAAGGCCGTCTGCGGAGGACCAGCAGTGCTGGTAGTGCGCATGGGGAAATAAACGTCACCAGCTTTCGGAAAAAGAGGACTAACAGTATTGAAAGCAATCCCACTACCGGTTCTAGAGGATCTAGATCTCCTATTTCTTTGAGGAGGCCAAGTATCACTAAAGAGTCTATAAATATTGGACCATTTGGCCCAATAAATGAAACTGCAAGCAGAAGAACATTCGCCTATTTAATAGGCATCCTAAACGCGTCATACCCGGATCATGATTTCACATTGTTAGAACCCACTGACTTTATAAGAAGCTCTATGAAACAGCTGGTTTCTaagtttgaaaattcaGTTATAGCTTTGGGTAAACAACCCCCTGAGTGGATTTGGGAAACTATAAACGCACATATGGACCTATCCGATTGCGTATTTTACCAGTATAACCCTCAGAAATCATttttagatgatgaaccTGGACATCTGTGGTCGTTAATGTGGTTCATGTTCAataagaaaagaaaaagggtAGCATTTTTCTATTTAAGCGCCTTtagattgaagaatttgaatgGCAGTTCTATTACCCTTGATGAATACGATGGAAGCACCTCCAAGATGAAGTATAATGAGAAACGTAGAAGAATGACCATCGAACATGAAACCAACGATTTTGAAGGCGAATATGATCTAACATATAATTCAGGAGGGGATAATGCTATTCAGGATGATGGTGACGATATGGATAGTGTAGATTCGATCTAA